One genomic segment of Ferrimonas sp. YFM includes these proteins:
- a CDS encoding MBL fold metallo-hydrolase, whose translation MTMTLTFLGAAGEVTGSCHLLTVGEHQILLDCGLIQGSRQAEARNREPFPFDPGTIDAVILSHAHIDHSGRLPLLVKQGFQGPVFTHNATAELCDIMLRDAAMLQRRDAERLNKKLEARGEPLVDPLFTEADVDALMALMVPLEYGQGREALPGVRFELADAGHILGSAIVQLWLGEAEGQRKLVYSGDLGRKGMPVIQDPAYIDRADLVVMESTYGDRLHRSLPDTLEELKGIFARAIETARGNILIPAFSVGRAQELLYLLHLHAKEWDLGRWRVYLDSPMATEATRVYVRHFRLCDDEFKAFTRQHPGRHPLLSNIEFVQTTEASMELNEVDRGMIVIAGSGMCNGGRIRCHMEHNLWRDEADVIICGYQARGTPGRALVDGAQSLNIGGKPVEVRARVHTVGGLSAHADRDEMTEWYRHFADAPPVILVHGEPEAQQSFAEHLGQYSRHLVVAQRFDCLDLTALPELVWLNSGLCGESFID comes from the coding sequence ATGACAATGACCCTGACCTTTCTGGGGGCAGCCGGTGAAGTGACCGGTTCCTGCCATCTGCTGACTGTGGGTGAACACCAAATCCTCCTCGATTGCGGCCTGATCCAGGGAAGCCGTCAGGCGGAAGCCCGCAACCGCGAACCCTTTCCATTTGACCCAGGGACCATCGATGCGGTGATCCTCAGTCACGCTCACATCGATCATTCCGGCCGGTTGCCCCTGCTGGTGAAGCAGGGGTTTCAGGGGCCGGTGTTTACCCACAATGCCACCGCCGAGCTGTGCGACATCATGCTCAGGGATGCGGCCATGCTGCAGCGCCGGGACGCCGAGCGCCTCAACAAGAAGTTGGAGGCGCGTGGCGAACCCCTGGTAGATCCCCTGTTCACAGAGGCAGATGTGGATGCGCTGATGGCCCTGATGGTGCCCCTGGAATATGGCCAGGGCAGGGAGGCGCTGCCTGGCGTCCGGTTCGAGCTGGCGGATGCCGGCCACATTCTGGGCTCCGCCATAGTGCAGCTGTGGCTGGGCGAGGCGGAAGGTCAGCGCAAGCTGGTGTACAGTGGCGACCTGGGGCGCAAGGGGATGCCGGTGATTCAGGACCCGGCTTATATCGACAGGGCGGATCTGGTGGTGATGGAGAGTACCTACGGGGACAGGTTGCACCGGAGCCTGCCGGACACCCTGGAGGAGCTTAAGGGGATCTTCGCCCGCGCCATAGAAACCGCCAGAGGCAACATCCTCATTCCCGCATTCTCGGTGGGCAGGGCCCAGGAGCTTCTCTATCTGTTGCACCTGCACGCTAAGGAGTGGGATCTCGGCCGCTGGCGGGTGTACCTGGACAGCCCCATGGCCACCGAGGCCACCCGGGTCTATGTCCGGCACTTCCGCCTGTGTGACGATGAGTTCAAGGCCTTCACCCGTCAGCATCCCGGCCGCCATCCTCTGCTGTCCAACATCGAGTTCGTTCAGACCACCGAAGCGTCAATGGAACTGAATGAGGTGGACAGGGGGATGATCGTCATTGCCGGCAGCGGCATGTGTAATGGCGGACGCATTCGTTGTCATATGGAACACAATCTGTGGCGTGATGAGGCGGATGTGATCATCTGCGGGTATCAGGCCAGAGGGACACCGGGTCGTGCCCTGGTGGATGGGGCACAGAGCCTGAATATTGGCGGTAAGCCGGTTGAGGTGCGGGCCAGGGTGCATACCGTGGGCGGCCTGTCGGCCCATGCGGATCGGGATGAGATGACGGAGTGGTACCGCCATTTTGCCGATGCCCCCCCAGTGATCCTGGTTCATGGTGAACCTGAGGCGCAGCAGAGTTTTGCCGAGCACCTGGGCCAGTACAGCCGCCATCTGGTGGTGGCTCAGCGCTTTGACTGCCTGGATCTGACGGCGCTGCCTGAGCTGGTCTGGTTGAACTCCGGGCTCTGTGGTGAATCTTTCATCGATTGA
- a CDS encoding sodium-dependent bicarbonate transport family permease: MGLDIVVAFFILGAMAQLLRAELTIPDGFYQSLVILLLLAIGLKGGIALSEHLNMTLLIQGAAIMVMGVLLPLLAVPILSKLGGLTKVTAATIAAHYGSVSVATYAVGVAFLESRSIPYEPYFPLFVALLEVPAIAVGLWLAQRGTAAGSSDRAKLVREVLLNQGMVLLMGGLFIGWWAGERTEKIMPLFGGLFHGVLALFLLAMGQKAAQRWRELGSDASFLASFGIAMPLVGALLGTAFALPLGLSAGGTILLAVLGASASYIAVPAAFSVAMPKADLGPAITASLGVTFPFNVLVGIPLYSALILTMVQN; encoded by the coding sequence ATGGGGCTGGATATCGTTGTTGCCTTTTTCATACTGGGTGCGATGGCTCAGTTGCTTCGGGCCGAGCTGACCATCCCAGATGGTTTTTATCAGAGTCTGGTGATCCTGTTGCTGTTGGCCATTGGCCTTAAGGGCGGCATCGCCCTTTCTGAACACCTCAACATGACTTTGCTGATTCAGGGAGCGGCCATCATGGTGATGGGGGTGTTGTTGCCTCTGTTGGCGGTGCCCATCTTGTCGAAGCTCGGTGGCTTGACCAAAGTGACCGCCGCCACCATCGCCGCACACTATGGGTCTGTGAGTGTGGCCACCTATGCCGTGGGGGTGGCTTTTCTGGAGAGCCGCTCCATTCCCTATGAGCCCTACTTTCCGTTGTTTGTGGCCTTGCTCGAGGTCCCCGCCATCGCCGTGGGGTTGTGGCTGGCACAGCGAGGCACCGCTGCCGGCAGTAGCGACAGAGCCAAATTGGTGCGTGAAGTGTTGTTGAACCAGGGCATGGTGTTGCTGATGGGGGGCCTGTTCATCGGCTGGTGGGCCGGAGAGCGTACCGAGAAAATAATGCCGTTGTTTGGCGGGTTGTTCCATGGTGTGCTGGCTCTGTTTCTTCTGGCCATGGGACAGAAAGCGGCTCAGCGTTGGCGCGAGCTGGGAAGCGACGCGTCTTTCCTGGCTTCTTTCGGTATTGCCATGCCTCTGGTGGGGGCCCTGTTGGGAACCGCCTTTGCGCTGCCACTTGGATTGAGCGCCGGTGGCACCATATTGCTGGCGGTGTTGGGCGCCAGTGCCTCTTACATTGCGGTTCCCGCGGCTTTTTCGGTGGCCATGCCCAAGGCAGATCTGGGGCCGGCCATTACCGCCTCCCTGGGGGTGACCTTCCCATTCAATGTGCTGGTGGGGATCCCCCTCTACAGTGCATTGATCCTGACCATGGTCCAGAATTGA
- a CDS encoding YaiI/YqxD family protein translates to MTIWVDADACPVVIKEILFRAADRTQTPLVLVANRGMRTPPSAWIRVQVVPAGFDVADNEIVKQVQPGEMVITSDIPLAAEVIEKGAEALSPRGEEFNAGNIRGRLNMRDFMDTMRASGVQTGGPPPLSQQERQSFANALDRYLAKLK, encoded by the coding sequence ATGACCATCTGGGTCGATGCCGACGCCTGTCCTGTCGTTATCAAAGAGATTCTGTTCCGCGCCGCGGACCGTACCCAAACGCCACTGGTGCTGGTGGCCAACCGCGGCATGCGTACCCCTCCCTCTGCCTGGATACGGGTCCAGGTGGTGCCGGCAGGCTTTGACGTGGCGGACAACGAGATCGTCAAGCAGGTGCAGCCGGGTGAGATGGTGATCACCAGTGATATCCCGCTGGCGGCGGAGGTGATCGAGAAGGGCGCCGAAGCGCTCAGTCCCAGAGGGGAGGAGTTCAACGCCGGCAACATCCGCGGTCGCCTCAACATGCGCGATTTTATGGACACCATGCGCGCCAGCGGCGTGCAGACCGGTGGGCCACCACCGTTGAGCCAGCAGGAGCGCCAGTCCTTCGCCAACGCCCTGGACCGTTATCTGGCAAAGCTTAAGTAA
- a CDS encoding methyl-accepting chemotaxis protein, with protein sequence MREVEFRTIDRLFIKLTLNEKFWVLFLMATLAVMGVATKGYLDVSRLAEQKSLAQAQGQLTSAVKVVNSLKGEAREQAASALGLKLNGLSAEPRRQGERIIVSAPLASGGHAELSVAVPAEEAQLKSEALTRVGLSSLLLIPIALFSYWLATFLGGALWVKHQAIQRIADGDLTSRLGFHVGREEFGIIGHQLDRTMDTLSELVSTVQNSSATLNQSASVFSDDSRNSQEQIASQYSSLDSVATAMEEMSATAKDISNLAQQTSSQLEQDGHKVAQSNEKVQNAIVETTELADKTDAASVTVNNLTAKATEINEVITTINAISEQTNLLALNAAIEAARAGEQGRGFAVVADEVRTLASRTQQATVEIQAMIDNLQTETRGIADITSHTLKQAHHSRELISEIGQDVNAIADSARSVMEMSAQIVAAVEQQTAAANDIASELYDIRGQSNAIRSSAEQSAVSVNELAESSLQLGEILKKYRTQQ encoded by the coding sequence ATGAGAGAAGTAGAGTTCAGAACCATAGACAGGTTGTTTATCAAACTGACACTGAACGAGAAATTTTGGGTGTTGTTCCTGATGGCCACCCTGGCGGTGATGGGGGTGGCGACCAAGGGCTACCTGGATGTCAGCCGTCTCGCTGAGCAGAAGAGCCTGGCACAGGCCCAGGGGCAACTGACCTCTGCGGTGAAGGTGGTGAATTCCCTTAAAGGCGAGGCCAGAGAGCAGGCCGCCAGTGCCTTGGGCCTGAAGCTCAACGGCCTCAGTGCCGAACCACGGCGCCAGGGTGAGCGCATCATTGTCAGTGCGCCTTTGGCCAGTGGCGGTCACGCTGAGCTGTCTGTGGCAGTGCCCGCCGAAGAGGCACAACTGAAGTCCGAGGCACTGACCCGGGTGGGGCTCTCTTCTCTGCTGCTGATTCCCATTGCCCTGTTCAGCTACTGGCTGGCCACCTTCCTTGGTGGCGCCCTGTGGGTGAAACACCAGGCGATTCAGCGCATCGCCGATGGGGACCTGACCTCTCGTCTTGGTTTTCATGTGGGCCGGGAGGAGTTCGGCATTATCGGTCACCAGCTGGACCGCACCATGGATACCCTGAGTGAGCTGGTGAGCACGGTGCAAAACAGCTCTGCCACCCTCAATCAGAGCGCCTCTGTGTTCAGTGATGACAGCCGCAACAGTCAGGAGCAGATCGCTTCCCAGTACAGCTCTCTGGACTCTGTGGCTACCGCCATGGAGGAGATGAGTGCCACCGCCAAGGACATTTCCAACCTGGCTCAGCAGACCTCCTCTCAGCTGGAGCAGGATGGCCATAAGGTGGCCCAGAGCAACGAGAAGGTGCAAAACGCCATCGTTGAAACCACCGAACTGGCGGATAAGACCGATGCGGCTTCGGTCACGGTGAATAACCTCACCGCCAAGGCCACCGAGATCAATGAGGTGATCACCACCATCAACGCCATCAGTGAACAGACCAACTTGCTGGCGCTGAACGCGGCCATCGAAGCGGCTCGCGCCGGTGAGCAGGGCCGCGGCTTTGCGGTGGTGGCCGACGAGGTTCGCACCTTGGCCAGCCGCACCCAGCAGGCAACTGTCGAGATTCAGGCGATGATCGACAACTTGCAGACCGAAACCCGCGGCATTGCCGACATCACCTCCCACACCCTGAAGCAGGCCCATCACAGCCGTGAGCTGATCAGTGAGATTGGCCAAGATGTGAATGCCATTGCCGATTCCGCCCGCAGCGTGATGGAGATGAGCGCTCAGATCGTGGCGGCGGTGGAGCAGCAGACGGCGGCGGCCAATGACATTGCCTCCGAGCTGTATGACATCCGCGGTCAGTCCAACGCCATCCGCAGCAGCGCCGAACAGTCGGCGGTGAGCGTGAATGAGCTGGCGGAGAGTTCTCTGCAACTGGGTGAAATTCTGAAGAAGTACCGCACCCAGCAGTAA